One stretch of Argiope bruennichi chromosome 3, qqArgBrue1.1, whole genome shotgun sequence DNA includes these proteins:
- the LOC129963196 gene encoding putative uncharacterized protein DDB_G0294196, translating to MRFFLITAIVLAIGLAQAEQRQKRQAAYAGYSGGTYDGGAQQYRAQAPQQAYQPQPQSYGGGQQVQHYPAQQARPQPARQHGAAPDQEEKEEGPHPLQLLLEKSKFDCGGKSDGYYADSDVGCQAFHYCVTGQKHSMMCPAGTVFHQVHLNCVPEDQDICSKADKFYFVNNYLNKPLEQRGPNNTVQYHQRYYPEGYAVGDPFVPPQEANRDQRQQQQQQPPAATYGLGPAYREQSPQPQPAYQQVAPAHRPQPAAHRPAQPAPYAPPQHYPAQPRPAPVYQHQAAARPQPAQPAVYGYGAQQEQAYQSQAAQAQRAYNQQQYQAAAPQQHLYAQGAPRQRYQ from the exons ATGAGGTTCTTTCTAATTACGGCAATAGTACTTGCCATAG gacTAGCACAGGCTGAACAGAga caaaaaCGACAAGCTGCTTATGCTGGATATAGTGGAGGCACCTATGACGGTGGAGCACAACAATATCGTGCACAGGCACCACAACAAGCGTATCAACCACAACCACAAAGTTATGGAGGAGGCCAACAAGTCCAACACTATCCTGCCCAACAAGCACGTCCACAACCCGCACGTCAACATGGTGCTGCTCCA gatcaagaagaaaaagaagaaggacCTCATCCATTGCAATTACTTCTTGAGAAATCTAAGTTCGATTGCGGTGGGAAATCTGATGGTTACTACGCAGACAGTGACGTAGGGTGCCAAGCTTTCCACTATTGCGTAACTGGACAAAAACATTCCATGATGTGCCCAGCTGGAACTGTTTTCCATCAAGTCCACTTGAACTGCGTACCTGAAGATCAGGATATTTGCTCTAAGGCTGACAAATTCTACTTCGTAAATAACTATTTGAACAAA CCTTTGGAACAAAGAGGTCCAAACAACACCGTCCAATACCACCAAAGGTATTACCCTGAAGGATACGCTGTAGGTGATCCTTTCGTTCCTCCCCAAGAAGCCAACAGAGATCagagacaacaacaacaacaacagccaCCAGCAGCTACTTATGGTTTGGGACCAGCTTACAGGGAACAATCTCCTCAACCTCAACCAGCTTACCAACAAGTAGCTCCAGCCCACAGACCCCAGCCAGCCGCTCATCGTCCAGCTCAGCCAGCACCTTATGCACCACCTCAACATTATCCTGCTCAACCTAGACCAGCTCCAGTGTACCAACACCAAGCAGCTGCCAGACCTCAGCCTGCTCAACCAGCAGTTTATGGATATGGAGCTCAACAAGAGCAGGCTTATCAATCCCAAGCAGCACAGGCTCAAAGAGCATATAATCAGCAACAATATCAGGCTGCAGCCCCACAGCAGCATTTGTACGCACAAGGTGCTCCAAGACAGCGCTACCAATAA